The following are encoded in a window of Rosa chinensis cultivar Old Blush chromosome 4, RchiOBHm-V2, whole genome shotgun sequence genomic DNA:
- the LOC112197275 gene encoding probable methyltransferase PMT3 — protein MMRGRSDPAQKKRVITILCVLALFLVFLYGYYGSIFGSQSHGASALEYGSRSLRKLGSSYLGGDDDTDGKLDESSTKYGQEDGDDDVTVKSFPVCDDRHSELIPCLDRNLIYQMRLKLDLSLMEHYERHCPSPERRYNCLIPPPIGYKVPIKWPQSRDEVWKANIPHTHLAHEKSDQNWMVEKGDKISFPGGGTHFHYGADKYIASIANMLNFTKNNLNNEGRLRTVFDVGCGVASFGGYLLSSDIITMSLAPNDVHQNQIQFALERGIPAYLGVLGTKRLPYPSRSFELAHCSRCRIDWLQRDGILLLELDRLLRPGGYFAYSSPEAYAQDEEDLKIWKEMSALVERMCWRIAAKRNQTVIWQKPLTNDCYIQREPGTQPPLCRSDDDPDAIWGVPMEACISPYSDHDHREKGSGLAPWPARLTTPPPRLTDFGYSNEMFEKDMELWRHRVENYWNLLSPKIESNTLRNVMDMKAHMGSFAAALKDKDVWVMNVVPEDGPNTLKLIYDRGLIGSIHSWCEAYSTYPRTYDLLHAWTVFSDLEKKECSAEDLLLEMDRILRPTGFIIIRDKQSVVDLVKKYLPALHWEVVAQTDSSSDSDQDGDDVVLIIQKKIWLTSDSLRDSE, from the exons ATGATGAGGGGAAGATCTGATCCAGCCCAAAAGAAGCGCGTGATCACCATTCTGTGTGTTTTGGCACTCTTTCTTGTTTTCCTGTATGGGTATTATGGTTCCATCTTTGGCTCTCAAAGTCATGGTGCATCAGCTCTAGAATATGGCAGTAGATCTTTGAGAAAGCTTGGTTCATCTTATTTGGGTGGGGATGATGATACCGATGGCAAGCTGGATGAATCTTCAACAAAGTATGGGCAGGAAGATGGAGATGATGATGTTACAGTGAAGAGCTTCCCG gtttGTGATGATCGCCATTCGGAACTTATCCCTTGCTTGGACAGAAATCTCATATATCAAATGAGACTGAAGTTGGACCTGTCTTTGATGGAGCACTATGAGAGGCATTGTCCTTCTCCAGAAAGGCGATACAATTGCTTGATTCCTCCTCCAATAGGGTACAAG GTCCCAATCAAATGGCCCCAGAGCAGAGATGAAGTATGGAAAGCAAATATACCTCATACTCACCTTGCACATGAGAAATCCGACCAGAACTGGATGGTTGAAAAAGGTGACAAGATTAGTTTTCCTGGGGGAGGCACACATTTTCACTATGGAGCTGATAAGTATATTGCTTCAATTGCAAAT ATGCTCAACTTTACAAAGAACAATCTAAACAATGAAGGCAGGTTACGTACAGTTTTTGACGTTGGCTGTGGAGTTGCAAGTTTTGGAGGCTATCTTCTGTCATCTGATATTATAACAATGTCCTTAGCACCCAATGATGtgcatcaaaatcaaatccaatTTGCTTTGGAAAGAGGAATTCCAGCATATCTTGGTGTTCTAGGGACCAAAAGGCTTCCTTACCCAAGCAGATCTTTTGAACTTGCTCACTGTTCCCGTTGTAGAATTGATTGGCTCCAAAGAGATGGGATCCTTCTTCTTGAGCTAGATAGGTTGCTCAGGCCAGGAGGCTACTTTGCGTACTCATCTCCAGAAGCATATGCACAGGATGAGGAAGATCTCAAAATATGGAAAGAGATGAGTGCCCTTGTGGAACGCATGTGTTGGAGAATAGCTGCAAAAAGGAACCAAACTGTCATTTGGCAGAAACCACTAACAAATGACTGTTATATACAAAGAGAACCTGGCACTCAACCTCCTCTCTGCCGATCTGATGATGATCCAGATGCAATCTGGGGTGTGCCAATGGAAGCTTGCATCTCACCGTACTCTGATC ATGACCATAGAGAAAAGGGGAGTGGATTGGCTCCCTGGCCAGCTAGATTGACAACTCCTCCTCCTCGACTTACTGATTTTGGCTATTCAAATGAAATGTTTGAAAAGGACATG GAACTTTGGCGGCATCGAGTTGAGAATTATTGGAATCTCTTGAGTCCAAAGATTGAATCAAACACTCTGAGGAATGTGATGGATATGAAAGCACACATGGGATCATTTGCAGCTGCTCTGAAGGACAAGGATGTTTGGGTGATGAATGTCGTCCCTGAAGATGGACCAAACACACTAAAGCTGATATACGACAGAGGCCTTATAGGCAGTATTCACAGCTG GTGTGAAGCCTATTCAACATACCCCCGTACTTATGATTTACTCCATGCTTGGACTGTCTTCTCTGACTTGGAAAAGAAAGAATGCAGTGCTGAGGATCTGTTGCTTGAGATGGATCGCATACTCAGGCCAACTGGATTTATAATTATCCGTGACAAACAGTCGGTGGTTGATTTAGTTAAGAAATATCTACCAGCACTGCACTGGGAAGTAGTGGCACAAACCGACTCCAGTTCAGATTCCGACCAGGATGGAGATGACGTTGTACTTATAATCCAAAAGAAAATATGGCTGACAAGTGACAGCCTCAGGGATTCAGAATAG
- the LOC112198331 gene encoding serine/threonine-protein kinase tricornered, with the protein MEFVRSLLKKFKSKEKVKSSKSRDTRGNGKEASKGPTATEEVPSNVTKQKVAAAKQYIENHYKKQMKSLQERKERRDILEKKLADAEVSEEEQNNLLKYLEKKETEYMRIQRHKMGADDFEPLTMIGKGAFGEVRICKEKATGQVYAMKKLKKSEMLRRGQVEHVKAERNLLAEVDSNCIVKLYCSFQDDEYLYLIMEYLPGGDMMTLLMRKDTLTEDEARFYVGETVLAIESIHKHNYIHRDIKPDNLLLDRHGHMKLSDFGLCKPLDCSILQEKDFSMGKNLSGALQSDGRPVAPKRTQQEQLQHWQRNRRMLAYSTVGTPDYIAPEVLLKKGYGMECDWWSLGAIMYEMLVGYPPFYSDEPMSTCRKIVNWRTHLKFPEEAKLSPEAKDLIGKLLCNVDQRLGTKGADEIKAHHWFKGIEWDKLYQIKAAFIPEVNDELDTQNFEKFEETDNQIETSARAGPWRKMLSSKDVNFVGYTYKNFEIVNDNQLPGIADLKKKSTKPKRPSIKSLFDDESATNQPVQGSFLKLLPPQLEVPEKHSGSQ; encoded by the exons atggagttTGTAAGGTCCTTGTTGAAAAAATTCAAGTCCAAAGAGAAGGTGAAGTCTTCAAAGAGCAGGGATACAAGAGGCAATGGGAAAGAGGCGTCAAAAGGACCAACAGCAACGGAAGAAGTACCTTCAAATGTAACCAAGCAGAAGGTTGCAGCTGCAAAGCAGTATATAGAGAATCATTACAAGAAGCAAATGAAAAGTTTGCAGGAGAGGAAGGAGCG ACGTGATATACTAGAAAAGAAGTTGGCTGATGCTGAAGTCTCTGAGGAAGAGCAAAACAACTTGCTAAAGTATTTAGAGAAGAAGGAAACAGAATATATGCGTATTCAGAGGCATAAGATGGGTGCTGATGATTTTGAGCCACTGACAATGATAGGAAAGGGTGCATTTGGTGAG GTTAGAATCTGTAAGGAGAAAGCAACTGGTCAGGTCTATGCAATGAAGAAGCTTAAGAAATCAGAAATGCTTCGGAGAGGCCAG GTCGAACATGTGAAAGCTGAGAGGAATCTACTTGCAGAGGTTGACAGTAATTGTATCGTCAAGCTCTACTGCTCCTTCCAGGATGACGAGTACTTATACCTCATTATGGAATATCTCCCTGGTGGAGATATGATGACTCTACTGATGCGCAAAGATACACTGACAGAAGATGAGGCCAGGTTTTATGTTGGGGAAACAGTCCTAGCTATTGAATCCATTCATAAACATAATTACATTCATAG AGATATTAAGCCTGACAACTTGCTGCTTGATAGACATGGTCACATGAAATTATCAGATTTTGGATTGTGTAAGCCATTGGACTGCAGCATTCTCCAAGAAAAGGATTTTTCTATGGGGAAAAACCTTAGTGGGGCGCTTCAAAGTGATGGACGCCCTGTAGCACCAAAACGTACACAACAGGAGCAACTGCAGCATTGGCAGAGAAATCGGAGGATGCTT GCTTATTCTACAGTTGGAACCCCAGACTATATTGCCCCGGAAGTTTTGCTGAagaaaggatatggaatggaATGTGATTG GTGGTCTCTTGGGGCTATCATGTATGAAATGCTTGTGGGATATCCACCCTTTTATTCAGATGAACCCATGTCAACTTGTAGGAAG ATAGTTAATTGGAGGACTCATTTGAAATTTCCTGAAGAAGCTAAACTCTCTCCAGAAGCAAAGGATCTCATTGGTAAACTCTTATGTAATGTAGATCAGAGGCTTGGAACTAAAGGGGCAGATGAAATTAAG GCTCACCACTGGTTTAAAGGCATTGAATGGGACAAATTGTATCAAATAAAGGCTGCATTTATCCCTGAGGTCAATGATGAATTGGATACTCAGAACTTTGAGAAGTTTGAAGAG ACTGACAACCAAATTGAAACGTCAGCAAGAGCTGGTCCATGGAGAAAG ATGCTGTCCTCTAAGGATGTCAACTTTGTGGGTTACACATACAAGAACTTCGAAATTGTAAATGATAATCAATTGCCGGGGATAG CtgatttgaagaagaagagcacAAAACCTAAGAGGCCGTCCATCAAGTCCCTTTTTG ATGATGAGTCAGCAACCAATCAACCTGTTCAAGGCAGCTTTTTGAAACTCCTCCCTCCCCAACTAGAAGTTCCTGAGAAACACAGTGGATCCCAGTGA